In Carya illinoinensis cultivar Pawnee chromosome 7, C.illinoinensisPawnee_v1, whole genome shotgun sequence, the following are encoded in one genomic region:
- the LOC122316752 gene encoding GDSL esterase/lipase At1g09390-like: MISHSLFPLSFFLLLPLLSLHFLPHPVLCQCKRPPVIFNFGDSNSDTGGLVAGLGFPVNFPNGRTFFRRSTGRLSDGRLLIDLLCQSLNAGFLRPYLDSLGGANFTNGANFAVVGSSTLPRYVPFSLNIQIMQFLRFKVRSIELVTAGSRNMVDDEGFRNALYMIDMGQNDLADSFSKNFSYAQVVKRIPSILREIQNAVKTLYNEGGRNFWIHSTGPLGCLPQKLSLVQDKVLDSCGCLSAYNSAARLFNEGLHRLCLEMTSEMKGANIVYVDVYAIKYDLVANSTKYGFSNPLMACCGYGGPPYNYNIKVTCGQPGYQVCDEGSKLISWDGIHYTEAANTFVASKVLSTSYSTPRTSFDFFCSGG; this comes from the exons ATGATCTCTCACTCTCTTTTCCCCCTCTCCTTCTTCTTGCTTCTTCCATTGCTGTCTCTGCACTTTCTTCCGCACCCTGTTCTCTGTCAGTGCAAAAGACCCCCGGTTATCTTCAACTTCGGAGACTCCAACTCCGATACGGGTGGTCTCGTCGCCGGTCTCGGTTTCCCTGTCAACTTCCCAAATGGCCGTACCTTCTTCCGCCGATCGACTGGTCGGTTGTCCGATGGCCGGCTCCTGATCGACCTCCTCT GCCAGAGTTTGAATGCAGGGTTTCTGAGGCCATATCTAGATTCCTTGGGTGGGGCCAACTTCACAAATGGTGCAAACTTTGCAGTTGTGGGCTCCTCTACTCTCCCTCGATATGTCCCATTTTCTTTGAATATTCAGATCATGCAGTTCCTTCGTTTTAAGGTTCGCTCCATTGAACTTGTTACAGCAG GTTCACGGAATATGGTCGATGATGAGGGATTTCGGAATGCACTCTACATGATTGATATGGGGCAAAATGACCTCGCTGATTCATTCTCCAAGAACTTCTCTTATGCACAAGTTGTAAAAAGAATTCCATCAATTCTTAGAGAAATCCAAAATGCAGTCAAG ACTTTGTACAATGAAGGTGGCCGGAACTTTTGGATACATAGCACTGGTCCTTTGGGTTGTCTACCTCAAAAGCTGTCTTTAGTTCAAGACAAGGTTTTGGATTCCTGTGGATGCCTTTCAGCTTATAATTCGGCTGCAAGATTGTTCAACGAAGGACTGCACCGTTTATGCCTAGAGATGACATCTGAAATGAAGGGTGCTAATATAGTCTATGTAGATGTATATGCCATAAAGTACGATCTCGTTGCCAACTCCACCAAATACG GTTTCTCAAATCCCCTAATGGCATGCTGCGGCTATGGCGGTCCACCGTACAATTACAATATCAAGGTGACATGTGGTCAACCCGGCTATCAGGTATGCGATGAAGGTTCAAAACTCATAAGCTGGGATGGGATCCATTACACCGAAGCTGCAAACACCTTTGTAGCCTCAAAAGTACTCTCCACATCTTATTCTACACCACGTACCTCATTTGATTTCTTTTGTAGTGGCGGTTGA